One window of the Streptomyces asoensis genome contains the following:
- the mvk gene encoding mevalonate kinase, protein MSENHRARSVGIGRAHAKAILLGEHAVVYGAPALALPVPQLTVTASAGWSSHAGDDPGDVSFTMTGSPSRPMMTQASDSLRRLTTEFKAAMDVAGSPHLDVIIDGAIPHGRGLGSSAACARAVVFALADLFGRDLTEAAAYDLVQTAENVAHGRSSGVDARAVGALAPLLFQAGRSEELSIGCDGLFIIADSGVVGRTKDAVELLREGFQQHAGAQERFVRRASRLTDEARHALAGGRPERLGARLTDYHDLLRAAGLSTKRIDALVEAALTAGSLGAKITGGGLGGCVIALTQPVQAREVTRQLHEAGAVQTWVVPLRGLADHAR, encoded by the coding sequence GTGTCAGAAAACCACCGGGCTCGCTCGGTCGGCATCGGCCGCGCCCACGCCAAGGCCATTCTGCTGGGAGAGCACGCGGTCGTGTACGGGGCGCCGGCGCTCGCGCTGCCGGTACCGCAGCTGACGGTCACGGCGAGCGCCGGCTGGTCCTCCCACGCCGGCGACGATCCGGGCGATGTCTCCTTCACGATGACCGGCTCCCCGTCGCGGCCGATGATGACCCAGGCCTCCGACAGCCTGCGCCGGCTGACCACCGAGTTCAAGGCGGCCATGGACGTGGCCGGCAGCCCGCACCTCGACGTGATCATCGACGGCGCGATCCCGCACGGCCGGGGCCTGGGCTCCAGCGCGGCCTGCGCCCGCGCGGTCGTCTTCGCCCTCGCCGACCTCTTCGGCCGCGACCTGACCGAGGCCGCCGCCTACGACCTGGTGCAGACGGCCGAGAACGTGGCCCACGGCCGCTCCAGCGGCGTCGACGCGCGGGCCGTCGGCGCGCTGGCCCCGCTGCTGTTCCAGGCGGGCCGCAGCGAGGAACTCAGCATCGGCTGCGACGGCTTGTTCATCATCGCCGACAGCGGCGTCGTGGGCAGGACCAAGGACGCCGTCGAGCTGCTGCGCGAGGGATTCCAGCAGCACGCCGGAGCCCAGGAGCGTTTCGTGCGCCGCGCCTCGCGGCTGACCGACGAGGCCAGACACGCCCTCGCCGGCGGCCGGCCGGAACGGCTGGGCGCACGGCTGACCGACTACCACGACCTGCTGCGCGCGGCCGGCCTCAGCACCAAGAGGATCGACGCCCTGGTCGAGGCCGCGCTCACCGCGGGCAGCCTCGGCGCCAAGATCACCGGAGGCGGCCTGGGCGGCTGCGTGATCGCCCTGACCCAGCCGGTACAGGCAAGAGAGGTCACCCGGCAGCTGCACGAAGCCGGCGCCGTACAGACCTGGGTCGTACCGCTGAGAGGGCTTGCCGACCATGCGCGCTGA
- the mvaD gene encoding diphosphomevalonate decarboxylase, with protein sequence MRAEHRTTTAPPPQSGPGDATAVAHPNIALVKYWGKRDEQLVLPRVDSLSMTLDIYPTTTRVRLAPDADHDHVTLGGVPAEGEALRRVVSFLDLVRARAGRPLRAVVDSHNTVPTGAGLASSASGFAALAVAAAAAYGLDLDATAHSRLARRGSGSASRSIFAGFALWHAGPPTATPAQADLGSYAEPVPAPGLDPALVIAVVNAGPKAVSSREAMRRTVDTSPLYEPWALSSRDDLSEMRAALARADLDAVGEIAERNALGMHATMLAARPAVRYLAPATLTVLDSVLQLRRDGVSAYATMDAGPNVKVLCHRADADRVAHTLRGAAPGGPVLVAGPGRGARLLPEDTQ encoded by the coding sequence ATGCGCGCTGAACACCGCACCACGACCGCCCCGCCGCCGCAGAGCGGCCCGGGAGACGCCACCGCCGTCGCGCATCCCAACATCGCCCTCGTCAAGTACTGGGGCAAACGCGACGAGCAGCTGGTCCTGCCACGGGTCGACAGCCTGTCGATGACCCTGGACATCTACCCCACGACCACCCGCGTCCGCCTCGCCCCCGACGCGGACCACGACCACGTCACACTCGGCGGCGTACCCGCCGAAGGCGAGGCGCTGCGCCGCGTCGTCTCCTTCCTCGACCTGGTACGGGCCCGGGCCGGCCGGCCGCTGCGCGCCGTCGTGGACAGCCACAACACCGTCCCCACCGGGGCGGGCCTGGCGTCCTCCGCGAGCGGCTTCGCCGCCCTGGCCGTCGCCGCCGCCGCCGCGTACGGCCTCGACCTGGACGCCACCGCGCACTCGCGCCTGGCCCGGCGCGGATCCGGCTCGGCATCCCGGTCGATCTTCGCAGGCTTCGCGCTGTGGCACGCCGGCCCACCCACCGCCACCCCGGCACAGGCCGACCTCGGCTCCTACGCGGAACCGGTGCCCGCCCCCGGCCTCGACCCCGCCCTGGTCATCGCCGTCGTCAACGCGGGCCCCAAGGCCGTCTCCAGCCGTGAAGCCATGCGGCGCACCGTCGACACCTCCCCGCTGTACGAACCGTGGGCGCTCTCCAGCAGGGACGACCTGAGCGAGATGCGCGCGGCGCTGGCGCGGGCCGACCTCGACGCGGTGGGGGAGATCGCGGAACGCAACGCGCTCGGCATGCACGCGACGATGCTGGCCGCCCGCCCGGCGGTGCGCTACCTGGCACCGGCCACGCTCACCGTCCTCGACAGCGTGCTCCAGCTGCGCCGCGACGGCGTCAGCGCCTACGCGACCATGGACGCCGGGCCGAACGTCAAGGTGCTCTGCCACCGCGCGGACGCCGACCGGGTGGCCCACACGCTGCGCGGCGCCGCCCCGGGCGGCCCGGTCCTCGTCGCCGGGCCGGGCCGGGGCGCCCGCCTGCTGCCCGAGGACACACAATGA
- a CDS encoding phosphomevalonate kinase, with product MTPGGTVVRRAPGKLFVAGEYAVVDPGNPAILVAVDRYVTVTVTGLPGTGIEFTSDLGPRAVRLRWHGARLGTHDGPGAPAGLAHVVSATETVARLLTERGLPVPGFGLRVESGLHDNGTKYGLGSSGAVTVAAVAAVAAFCGLQLPPEDRFRLALLATAEIDPRASGGDLAASTWGGWIAYQAPDRAAVRDLARRHGVQEALRAPWPHFAARRLPAPAGLSLQVGWTGTPASTAALVSDLDRRTWRGSASHRTFVETTTDCVHACAAALEQGDRRSLLEQIRRARRELARLDDEVGLGIFTPPLTALCDAAEAAGGAAKPSGAGGGDCGIALLDAEAPRDIDQVRERWATAGVLPLPVRPAAEGNEE from the coding sequence ATGACCCCTGGGGGAACGGTCGTCCGGCGCGCGCCGGGCAAGCTGTTCGTCGCGGGCGAGTACGCGGTCGTCGACCCCGGCAACCCGGCGATCCTGGTTGCGGTCGACCGCTACGTCACCGTCACCGTCACCGGCCTGCCCGGCACCGGCATCGAGTTCACCTCCGACCTCGGCCCGCGAGCGGTACGCCTGCGATGGCACGGCGCCCGGCTCGGCACGCACGACGGGCCCGGCGCGCCCGCCGGCCTGGCCCACGTGGTCTCGGCGACCGAGACGGTGGCCCGGCTGCTGACCGAACGCGGCCTGCCCGTACCGGGATTCGGCCTCCGCGTCGAAAGCGGCCTGCACGACAACGGCACCAAGTACGGGCTGGGCTCCAGCGGCGCGGTGACCGTCGCCGCCGTCGCCGCCGTCGCCGCCTTCTGCGGCCTACAGCTCCCGCCCGAGGACCGCTTCCGGCTGGCCCTGCTCGCCACCGCCGAGATCGACCCCCGCGCCTCCGGAGGCGACCTCGCCGCCAGCACATGGGGCGGCTGGATCGCCTACCAGGCACCCGACCGGGCCGCCGTGCGCGACCTGGCCCGCCGCCACGGCGTCCAGGAGGCCCTGCGCGCACCCTGGCCGCACTTCGCGGCGCGCCGGCTGCCGGCGCCCGCAGGACTGTCGTTGCAGGTCGGCTGGACCGGGACACCCGCCTCCACCGCCGCCCTCGTCTCCGACCTGGACCGGCGGACCTGGCGCGGCAGCGCCTCCCACCGCACGTTCGTCGAGACCACCACCGACTGCGTGCACGCCTGCGCCGCCGCACTCGAACAAGGAGACCGCCGAAGCCTGCTGGAACAGATCCGGCGGGCCCGCCGCGAGCTGGCCCGACTGGACGACGAGGTCGGCCTGGGCATCTTCACGCCCCCCCTGACAGCGCTGTGCGACGCCGCCGAAGCCGCCGGCGGCGCGGCCAAGCCCTCCGGGGCCGGCGGCGGCGACTGCGGCATCGCCCTGCTGGACGCCGAAGCCCCGCGGGACATCGATCAAGTGCGGGAACGGTGGGCCACGGCCGGGGTGCTGCCCCTGCCGGTCCGTCCCGCCGCGGAAGGGAACGAGGAATGA
- the fni gene encoding type 2 isopentenyl-diphosphate Delta-isomerase, translating into MIAQRKDDHVRLAADQQREHSGHNQFDEVSFVHHALAGIDRPDVSLATTFAGISWPVPLYINAMTGGSENTGLINRDLAIAARETGVPIASGSMSAYFKDPSCAGTFSVLREENPDGFVMANINATASADNAQRAVGLLRADALQIHVNTVQETVMPEGDRSFASWAGQIEKIAAAVEVPVIVKEVGFGLSRETVATLKNLGVRVADLGGRGGTDFARIENGRRQLADYAYLHGWGQSTAACLLDAQGCLLPVLASGGVRNPLDVARALALGAAGVGASGGFLRTLLDGGVSALIAQLATWLDQLAALQTMLGARTPADLTRCDVLLHGDLRSFCADRGIDTRPLARRSGSPAALHEMTGSTR; encoded by the coding sequence ATGATCGCACAACGCAAGGACGACCACGTCCGGCTCGCCGCCGACCAGCAGCGCGAGCACAGCGGACACAACCAGTTCGACGAAGTGTCGTTCGTCCACCACGCCCTGGCCGGCATCGACCGGCCGGACGTCTCCCTGGCCACGACCTTCGCCGGCATCTCCTGGCCGGTACCGCTCTACATCAACGCGATGACCGGCGGCAGCGAGAACACCGGCCTCATCAACCGGGACCTGGCCATCGCCGCCCGCGAGACCGGCGTGCCCATCGCGTCGGGATCCATGAGCGCCTACTTCAAGGACCCCTCCTGCGCCGGCACCTTCAGCGTGCTGCGCGAGGAGAACCCCGACGGGTTCGTCATGGCCAACATCAACGCCACGGCCTCCGCCGACAACGCACAGCGCGCCGTCGGCCTGCTGCGGGCCGACGCCCTGCAGATCCACGTCAACACCGTGCAGGAAACGGTGATGCCCGAAGGAGACCGCTCCTTCGCCTCCTGGGCCGGACAGATCGAGAAGATCGCCGCCGCCGTCGAGGTTCCCGTGATCGTCAAGGAGGTCGGATTCGGGCTGAGCCGGGAGACCGTCGCGACGCTGAAGAACCTGGGCGTGCGGGTCGCCGACCTCGGCGGCCGCGGCGGCACGGACTTCGCCCGCATCGAGAACGGCCGGCGCCAACTCGCCGACTACGCCTACCTCCACGGCTGGGGACAGTCCACCGCCGCCTGCCTCCTGGACGCCCAGGGCTGCCTCCTGCCCGTCCTCGCCTCCGGCGGCGTGCGCAACCCGCTCGACGTCGCCCGCGCCCTGGCGCTCGGCGCCGCCGGCGTCGGCGCGTCCGGGGGATTCCTGCGCACCCTCCTCGACGGCGGCGTGTCCGCGCTGATCGCGCAGCTCGCCACCTGGCTCGACCAGCTGGCGGCGCTGCAGACGATGCTCGGCGCGCGCACCCCGGCCGACCTGACGCGCTGCGACGTGCTCCTCCACGGCGACCTGCGGTCCTTCTGCGCCGACCGGGGCATCGACACCCGGCCGCTGGCCCGGCGCTCCGGCAGCCCGGCCGCCCTCCACGAGATGACGGGAAGCACACGATGA
- a CDS encoding hydroxymethylglutaryl-CoA reductase, which translates to MTEAHAIAGVPMRWVGPVRISGNVATTETQVPLATYESPLWPSVGRGAKVSMLAEQGIVATLVDERMTRSVLVEAADAQTALTAARTIDARIGELSELVRTSSRFAELIGIRHEINANLLFIRFEFSTGDASGHNMATLASDVLLGHLLKTIPGISYGSISGNYCTDKKATAINGILGRGKNVVTELLVPRDVVERVLHTTAARITELNIRKNLLGTLLAGGIRSANAHFANMLLGFYLATGQDAANIVEGSQGVVLAEDRDGDLYFACTLPNLIVGTVGNGKGLGFVDTNLARLGCRAERAPGENARRLAVIAAATVLCGELSLLAAQTNPGELMRAHVQLERDNKTAKVGV; encoded by the coding sequence ATGACTGAGGCGCACGCGATCGCCGGGGTCCCCATGCGCTGGGTGGGACCCGTACGCATCTCGGGGAACGTCGCCACCACCGAGACCCAGGTCCCCCTGGCCACCTACGAGTCGCCGCTGTGGCCCTCCGTGGGCCGCGGCGCGAAAGTCTCCATGCTGGCCGAACAGGGCATCGTCGCCACCCTCGTCGACGAGCGGATGACCCGCTCGGTGCTCGTCGAGGCAGCCGACGCACAGACCGCACTCACCGCCGCACGGACCATCGACGCCCGCATCGGCGAACTGAGCGAACTGGTACGCACCTCCAGCAGGTTCGCCGAACTGATCGGCATCCGCCACGAGATCAACGCCAACCTGCTGTTCATCCGCTTCGAGTTCTCCACCGGCGACGCCTCCGGCCACAACATGGCCACCCTCGCCTCCGACGTGCTCCTGGGACATCTGCTGAAGACGATCCCGGGCATCTCCTACGGATCGATCTCCGGGAACTACTGCACGGACAAGAAAGCGACCGCGATCAACGGCATCCTCGGCCGCGGCAAGAACGTGGTCACCGAACTGCTCGTGCCGCGTGACGTGGTCGAACGCGTCCTGCACACCACGGCCGCCAGGATCACCGAGCTGAACATCCGCAAGAACCTGCTCGGCACCCTGCTCGCCGGCGGAATCCGCTCGGCCAACGCCCACTTCGCGAACATGCTCCTCGGGTTCTACCTGGCGACCGGCCAGGACGCCGCCAACATCGTCGAAGGATCGCAGGGCGTCGTCCTGGCCGAGGACCGCGACGGCGACCTCTACTTCGCCTGCACCCTGCCCAACCTGATCGTCGGCACGGTGGGCAACGGCAAGGGGCTCGGCTTCGTGGACACCAACCTGGCCCGGCTCGGCTGCCGGGCCGAACGCGCCCCCGGGGAGAACGCCCGCCGCCTCGCCGTCATCGCCGCGGCGACCGTGCTGTGCGGCGAACTCTCCCTCCTCGCGGCCCAGACCAACCCGGGCGAACTCATGCGCGCACACGTCCAGCTGGAACGCGACAACAAGACCGCAAAGGTTGGTGTTTAG
- a CDS encoding hydroxymethylglutaryl-CoA synthase, whose product MASDSAIGIHDLSFATTGFVLPHTALAEHNGTDIGKYHVGIGQHSMSVAGADEDIVTMGAAAAAPIISRHGADQIRTLVFATESSIDQAKSAGVYVHSLLGLPSATRVVELKQACYGATAALQFAIGLVHRDPAQRVLVIASDISKYELDSPGEATQGAAAVAMLVTADPALVRIEEPSGLFTADVMDFWRPNYRDAALVDGQESITAYLQAVEGTWKDYQEQGGRSLEEFSAFCYHQPFTKMAHKAHRHLLNTCGYDTDESDIKRAIGQTTACNTVVGNSYTASVYLALAALLDHADDLSGRPVGFLSYGSGSVAEFFAGTVVPGYRAHLRTEAHREAIEGRRLLDYAAYRELHEWSFPTDGGDHPTPAQTTGPFRLAALRGHKRIYERR is encoded by the coding sequence ATGGCCAGCGATTCCGCCATAGGCATTCACGATCTGTCGTTCGCGACCACCGGGTTCGTCCTGCCGCACACCGCGCTCGCCGAACACAACGGCACCGACATCGGCAAATACCATGTGGGCATCGGCCAGCACTCGATGAGCGTGGCCGGCGCCGACGAGGACATCGTGACCATGGGCGCCGCCGCCGCCGCGCCCATCATCTCCCGGCACGGCGCCGACCAGATCCGCACACTCGTCTTCGCGACGGAGTCGTCGATCGACCAGGCGAAGTCGGCCGGCGTGTACGTGCACTCCCTGCTCGGGCTGCCGTCGGCCACCAGGGTCGTCGAACTGAAGCAGGCCTGCTACGGAGCGACGGCGGCCCTGCAGTTCGCCATCGGCCTCGTCCACCGCGACCCCGCGCAACGGGTCCTGGTGATCGCGAGCGACATCTCCAAGTACGAACTCGACAGCCCCGGCGAGGCCACCCAGGGCGCGGCCGCCGTAGCCATGCTGGTCACCGCCGACCCCGCGCTGGTACGCATCGAGGAACCCTCGGGCCTGTTCACCGCCGACGTCATGGACTTCTGGCGGCCCAACTACCGCGACGCCGCACTCGTCGACGGACAGGAGTCCATCACCGCCTATCTGCAAGCGGTCGAGGGCACCTGGAAGGACTACCAGGAACAGGGCGGCCGCTCACTCGAGGAGTTCAGCGCGTTCTGCTACCACCAGCCGTTCACGAAGATGGCCCACAAGGCACACCGCCACCTGCTGAACACCTGCGGCTACGACACCGACGAGAGCGACATCAAGCGCGCCATCGGCCAGACCACAGCCTGCAACACGGTCGTCGGCAACAGCTACACCGCATCCGTCTACCTCGCACTCGCCGCGCTGCTCGACCACGCGGACGACCTGAGCGGCCGGCCCGTCGGCTTCCTCAGCTACGGCTCCGGCAGCGTCGCCGAGTTCTTCGCCGGCACCGTCGTGCCCGGCTACCGCGCACACCTGCGCACCGAGGCGCACCGCGAGGCGATCGAGGGACGCCGGCTGCTCGACTACGCCGCCTACCGCGAGCTGCACGAGTGGTCCTTCCCCACCGACGGCGGCGACCACCCCACCCCGGCGCAGACCACCGGCCCCTTCCGGCTCGCGGCGCTGCGCGGCCACAAGCGCATCTACGAAAGGCGCTAA
- a CDS encoding 3-oxoacyl-ACP synthase III family protein: MTDIGILGTGAYVPDRVVSNDEVSAAAGVDDTWIIRKTDIRQRRWAAPDQATSDLATAAGRAALASAGITADQLSAIVVATSTPDRPQPPTAAYVQHNLGAAGAAAFDINAVCSGEVFALSAAESVLARRGGYALVIGADLYSRILNPLDRRTVVLFGDGAGAMVLGADGRGARIRHLQLHTYGELADLIQVPAGGSRLPCDPAAIEAGLHYFTMDGRAVRRFVEDRVPQLTKQFLHEAGVVPDDISHFIPHQANGVMLGTVFADLALPHATMHLTLTRYGNTGAASVPITLDEAARTGAFHQGDLILLAGFGGGMAAGFALVEW, encoded by the coding sequence ATGACCGACATCGGGATCCTGGGAACGGGCGCCTATGTGCCGGACCGAGTCGTCTCCAACGACGAAGTCAGCGCGGCAGCAGGGGTCGACGACACCTGGATCATCCGCAAGACCGACATCCGCCAACGCCGCTGGGCCGCCCCCGACCAGGCCACCTCGGATCTGGCCACGGCCGCCGGACGCGCCGCGCTGGCATCGGCCGGCATCACCGCCGACCAGCTGTCGGCGATCGTGGTCGCCACCTCCACGCCGGACCGGCCGCAGCCGCCCACAGCCGCCTACGTGCAGCACAACCTCGGCGCGGCCGGCGCGGCAGCATTCGACATCAACGCCGTGTGCTCCGGCGAGGTGTTCGCGCTGTCCGCGGCCGAGAGCGTGCTCGCCCGCCGGGGCGGCTACGCACTGGTCATCGGCGCGGACCTGTACTCGCGCATCCTGAACCCGCTCGACCGCAGGACGGTCGTGCTGTTCGGCGACGGCGCCGGCGCCATGGTCCTGGGCGCGGACGGCCGGGGCGCCCGCATCCGCCACCTCCAGCTGCACACCTACGGCGAACTGGCGGACCTGATCCAGGTGCCCGCAGGCGGCAGCCGGCTGCCCTGCGACCCCGCCGCCATCGAAGCGGGCCTGCACTACTTCACGATGGACGGGCGCGCAGTGCGCCGCTTCGTCGAGGACCGCGTGCCGCAGCTGACCAAGCAGTTCCTGCACGAGGCCGGTGTCGTACCCGACGACATCAGCCACTTCATCCCGCACCAGGCCAACGGCGTCATGCTCGGCACGGTCTTCGCCGACCTGGCCCTTCCCCACGCCACCATGCACCTGACACTGACGCGCTACGGCAACACCGGAGCCGCCTCCGTCCCGATCACCCTGGACGAGGCCGCCCGCACGGGCGCCTTCCACCAGGGCGACCTGATCCTCCTGGCCGGCTTCGGCGGCGGCATGGCAGCGGGATTCGCACTGGTCGAGTGGTGA
- a CDS encoding FAD/NAD(P)-binding protein yields MTARHRTVCVIGAGPRGLCVLERLSANARSIPQGSTVHVHVVDPYPPGPGRVWRTDQSPHLLMNTVAGQISVFTDASVDMRGPLEPGPSLHEWAVALTAGESGDDHPAHVLEEARALGPDTYPTRAFYGRYLRWAYRRIVDGAPAGLTVTSHRCRAVALDDAPDGPHGPRQRVTLADGTLLEDLDAVILCQGHLPARPDTAEQELLSQVRRRGLCHIPPANPADVDLDVLAPGTKVLLRGLGLNFFDYLAQLTVGRGGSFTQVSGRLTYHASGQEPLIHAGSRRGIPYQARGENEKGPHGRHEPLLLTLDRIAQLRRTHDGSGADFKDDLWPLISREVEAVYYATLLRSRGDTLHAQRFQADYLGAGWGQRHTDAVLDAYGIGDKDRWDWELLAKPYRNREFTGPQDFTGWLLDYLRQDAAEAKSGNVSGPLKAALDVLRDLRNEIRLAVDHGGLHGDSYRTDLDGWYTPLNAHLSIGPPARRIEEMAALIEADTLRIVGPDIQVAVDRTGYTASSPLVPHSAVRVDALVEARLPVITLNRTDDTLLRHLLDTGQCTAYRIRTRSGDTYQTEGMAVTERPFRLIDASGRAHPRRFAFGVPTESVHWVTAAGIRPGVNSVTLTDADAIARAALGCDTAHGQDAPTGQGLAHAQ; encoded by the coding sequence ATGACAGCGAGACATCGCACGGTGTGCGTGATAGGTGCCGGACCGCGCGGGCTCTGCGTGCTCGAGCGGCTGTCCGCCAACGCCCGCTCGATACCCCAGGGCAGCACCGTCCACGTCCATGTGGTCGACCCCTACCCGCCGGGACCCGGCAGGGTATGGCGCACCGACCAGTCCCCTCACCTGCTCATGAACACCGTCGCCGGACAGATATCGGTGTTCACCGACGCCAGCGTCGACATGCGCGGCCCCCTGGAACCCGGACCGAGCCTGCACGAGTGGGCCGTGGCGCTCACCGCGGGCGAGAGCGGCGACGACCACCCGGCACACGTCCTCGAAGAGGCCCGCGCCCTGGGCCCCGACACCTACCCCACCCGCGCGTTCTACGGCCGCTACCTGCGATGGGCCTACCGGCGCATCGTCGACGGCGCGCCCGCCGGCCTCACCGTCACCTCCCACCGCTGCCGCGCCGTGGCCCTGGACGACGCCCCCGACGGCCCGCACGGCCCCCGCCAGCGGGTGACGCTCGCCGACGGAACCCTGCTGGAGGATCTCGACGCCGTGATCCTGTGCCAGGGACACCTGCCGGCCCGCCCGGACACCGCCGAACAGGAACTGCTCTCCCAGGTACGCCGGCGGGGGCTGTGCCACATCCCTCCGGCCAACCCCGCCGACGTCGACCTGGACGTCCTGGCCCCCGGCACGAAGGTGCTGCTGCGCGGACTCGGACTGAACTTCTTCGACTACCTCGCCCAGCTCACCGTCGGCCGCGGCGGCTCCTTCACCCAGGTCAGCGGCCGGCTCACCTACCACGCCTCCGGACAGGAGCCGCTGATCCACGCGGGCTCCCGGCGCGGCATCCCCTACCAGGCCCGGGGCGAGAACGAGAAGGGCCCCCACGGCCGCCACGAGCCGCTCCTGCTCACCCTCGATCGCATCGCACAGCTGCGCCGTACCCACGACGGCTCCGGAGCCGACTTCAAGGACGACCTGTGGCCGCTGATCTCCCGCGAGGTCGAAGCCGTCTACTACGCGACGCTGCTCAGGTCACGCGGAGACACCCTCCACGCACAGCGGTTCCAGGCCGACTACCTGGGAGCCGGCTGGGGACAGCGGCACACCGACGCCGTCCTCGACGCGTACGGCATCGGCGACAAGGACCGCTGGGACTGGGAACTGCTCGCCAAGCCCTACCGCAACCGGGAGTTCACCGGCCCGCAGGACTTCACCGGCTGGCTCCTGGACTACCTGCGCCAGGACGCCGCGGAAGCGAAGTCCGGCAACGTCAGCGGCCCGCTCAAGGCGGCCCTCGACGTCCTGCGGGACCTGCGCAACGAGATCCGCCTGGCGGTCGACCACGGCGGCCTGCACGGCGACTCCTACCGCACCGACCTGGACGGCTGGTACACCCCGCTCAACGCACACCTGTCGATCGGCCCGCCGGCCCGGCGCATCGAGGAGATGGCGGCGCTCATCGAGGCCGACACGCTGCGGATCGTCGGGCCGGACATCCAGGTGGCCGTCGACCGCACCGGATACACCGCCAGTTCACCGCTCGTGCCCCATTCGGCGGTCCGGGTCGACGCCCTCGTCGAGGCACGCCTGCCCGTGATCACGCTGAACCGCACCGATGACACACTCCTGCGCCATCTGCTGGACACCGGACAGTGCACCGCCTACCGCATCCGCACCCGCTCCGGAGACACCTACCAGACCGAGGGCATGGCCGTCACCGAGCGGCCGTTCCGCCTGATCGACGCGAGCGGACGCGCACATCCGCGCCGCTTCGCCTTCGGGGTGCCCACCGAGTCGGTGCACTGGGTGACGGCCGCCGGCATCCGGCCCGGCGTCAACTCGGTGACACTCACCGACGCCGATGCCATCGCCCGCGCGGCACTCGGCTGCGACACCGCACACGGACAGGACGCTCCCACCGGACAAGGACTCGCACATGCCCAGTGA